The Rhodohalobacter barkolensis genome includes the window GCCATAAGGCATGTACTTACAATGCCTTATGGCTTTTATGATTTTAGGATCGGCAAACATCTTCACTTAAATTCTTCTTATTGCATACTTAAAGAATTTTCTGAATGTACCATTCTAAACAGAAGTTGAGTGTAAAACTTCCCAATTGCTTTTAGAATACATTGTAACAATACTTTATACTTCATACCTCACTGATAATTTCGTACATAACTTTTGTGTAAGCTTGTTTCTGATCATACTTAATTCCTGGTCGTAGTAAAGCCATAATATCTCCAATAAACTCATCGTCTTGCATCTTCTCTTCCAGATTCAGCTCGAATTCACGGCCTGTTGGTACTTTGTTGTCTTCCTGTTCCATATATGCATGAAAACACTCTATAATTTTGTCGATTTCCAGATCAAGGTTTTTCAAAGCGTAGTGGAGATCGAATAAATCCCGTCCCTTCTTTCGTTGGTATAACGCCCTGAGTTTGGTGCCTAAAAGTTCTTCTGGTTGGTAAGTCGTTACTTCTGCACTTCCCTGATACCAGGGATTATCAACTGAAAAAGTTTCTTTCTTCAATCCCAACATATTGAAGTGCTCTCGTGTATTGATTTCAATTTTCACCCTCATGCTTGGCGGGGGACTTACTTCTGTCTCAAATTGATAGTAAACCGTACAGTTATGTTCATTCAGTTTTACTTGCCGGTCATCTTTACCACCCAAGAATATTAATTGATCCCGAATGGCTTCAAGCATGGGTTTGGCAGGACCAGAATGTAGCTGTACCAAATCAATATCTTCAGAATACCTTGCCTGTGGTTGCATGTAGAGTTTATGCAAAGCAGTGCCACCTCTAAATGCGAGGTTTTCCTTCAAAAAATCATTGGAAAATATCTCTATAACGGCTCTGGAAATAACCAAATCCTGTTCAACCTGTGAAGATTCAGTCCAGGGAGCTATGGACCGCCATGCATCTATATACGCTTTAGGGATCATAGTTCGTCAACCTCTACATTCATATTTGGTACTATTTTCCAACGGTTTGGTGTTTTTTGATTCTCGCTTTCTGTCTTGGGATTTAACTGAGCCGGGTAGTATTTCCGGCTGTCCAATACACGATGTATGGCATCAGCCAGTGTGGTTTCCTGAAGAACCTCATCAAACAAATAACCTAAGCGTTGAAGGGATGTGGTTTGAGGGAAATCCTCCGCGGTTTTTGCCAGTGTGTCCGGTTTCAGCTCAATGACTAATTCAGCCAGAACCGTGGTGGCCCGGTTTATACCACCAATACGATCTGAGTAAAAGACCAAATCAAGAGCCGTTAATGCCGGACTCGAAATATTTATGTACCCCGCATCTGTTTTCTGCTGAGTTACAAAATCAGTATTCCAACCTTTTTTCAGGCAAAAGATAATAGACTGCTGCCTGTTTTTGATAGGTCTTAAATAAGGAGGCTCAGAGACCACGAATTGTGTTTGTGGCTGCTGATGAGCAGCTCCATGATACATAGCTGCGGTTAGGAGTCCCACATAATAATCGCGGTTCAGGAATTTCATCAGGTCATCAATGAAGTAGCCTAATGGAAGGGTTTGGCGGGATGCGTACTCAGGAGGGATGATTAGGTAGAAATTCTGCCGGAGCCTTGATATTCGATCTTTATCGGATAAACGCTGAATAACTTTTTGATAAGCTTCATCAGATAAGTTAAACTCGGTTATTATGTCATCTCCCGTAAAGGTATATCGACCTTTGCTGCGAAGATGATCTAAGTAGCGGCTAAGATATTCGTATGTATTCCCGTTGTTCATTTTAGTTTTCAACTGCATTACTGGACGGAATTCATCCAGTTATGCAGTTAAGAACTAAAAAAGTTCGATTAATTACAACTATTAAGCGATTGAATAAGATGGCGTTATTTACTAATTGTATAGCTTGTCCCTTTTAGTATCTGTATTCTTACATTATGCACAGCATATAAAACCAAAAATTAATTCATGCCCAATCAAATCTTATTAGATAACTGGACTTTGCAAGAAATCTCCTATTTAGGGAAATCAGGTCTTTCAAATGACCAAACTGATAAGTTAGTTGTTGATCAGGAAAATGATTCCCATTCTTTTGAGAAAATCTCTTCGGGCCTTATACAGCTTCAGGCACTTTTTAGTTTTCTGCAAAATTTAGTGTTGCGCGAAACCATTATTACTGATAGCAGATTTGTTCAAGTTTGGGATGACAGTAACTCATTAAAAAGAATCCAATCTGATGGGTTAATCAAGGTTCATGACTTTCAAGAAGAAAAGTTTATTGAAGTAAGAAAAGCTATTGTAGACCAACTATGTATCACTTCCAGTATTCAAGAAATACAACAACAAAATGAGCAGGGGTGGAAGAAGAATAGAAAAGTTGTTGACCCATTTTTGTCGCAACTGATATGGGGCGGTGCCGGTATGCTGGCAAGAGGTCATGTATATGAAACCTTCTATTTACCCCATCCACTTCGAGGTCATGCTTTTAAACAATATCTGATAGCTAAGAGAGATGCCTATACTGAAACATTAAGTTTCATATCAACAAATCAAACCAAGTTACTCTACTTCGATAATGAGGGCTCAGAGTCGATTCAAGTTAAGTTTTCACTTCCTCCACTCATCTCAGTAATCATTGAGGAATCAAATAGCTTTGAAGATTTATTTATAGTTGCACTACAACTAAGAGAGGAGTATGGAGACCTGAGATCGTGGTTAAAAAAGTTTCAGGAAGCTATTGATCATGAGGACACAAAAGAGATATCAACACACACAAAAACTTTGAAGTCAATTCAAAAATATATTGAAGCAAAGTATAGCCCAGATAAATTTGGTAGTCTTGATTTAAGTTTTGATGTACTAAATTTTAGTCCAGGTATATCAATTCCTTTGCCTATAAATAAAATTAGAAATAAAATTGGCGTTCGCTCTACTATCAATGATCTTATTTTAACTAAAACAGGATATTCATCTATAAAAAAACTTTTTAAGCTTTTAGGAGAAGAAAACTCAAAGCTTGGTAAGGTGGTTTATGACGAATTAGTTCGGAATTATAGTTCTGAAGGCTAG containing:
- a CDS encoding nucleotidyl transferase AbiEii/AbiGii toxin family protein; the protein is MIPKAYIDAWRSIAPWTESSQVEQDLVISRAVIEIFSNDFLKENLAFRGGTALHKLYMQPQARYSEDIDLVQLHSGPAKPMLEAIRDQLIFLGGKDDRQVKLNEHNCTVYYQFETEVSPPPSMRVKIEINTREHFNMLGLKKETFSVDNPWYQGSAEVTTYQPEELLGTKLRALYQRKKGRDLFDLHYALKNLDLEIDKIIECFHAYMEQEDNKVPTGREFELNLEEKMQDDEFIGDIMALLRPGIKYDQKQAYTKVMYEIISEV
- a CDS encoding type IV toxin-antitoxin system AbiEi family antitoxin domain-containing protein; this translates as MQLKTKMNNGNTYEYLSRYLDHLRSKGRYTFTGDDIITEFNLSDEAYQKVIQRLSDKDRISRLRQNFYLIIPPEYASRQTLPLGYFIDDLMKFLNRDYYVGLLTAAMYHGAAHQQPQTQFVVSEPPYLRPIKNRQQSIIFCLKKGWNTDFVTQQKTDAGYINISSPALTALDLVFYSDRIGGINRATTVLAELVIELKPDTLAKTAEDFPQTTSLQRLGYLFDEVLQETTLADAIHRVLDSRKYYPAQLNPKTESENQKTPNRWKIVPNMNVEVDEL